In a genomic window of Variovorax paradoxus:
- a CDS encoding ABC transporter permease, whose protein sequence is MSRTPLLSQPRVQRVLYPLAIGVLLIALWQWMVVAMELPPYLVPSPWLMLQTLVTDWAPLGSALLVTLKITVLSFVLATVAGVLISFLFVQSKRIETALFPYAVLLQVTPIVAVAPLIIIWVKNPTAAMTVCAALVALFPIISNTTLGLRSIDPDLQSYFKLNRATRWQQLVRLRIPSALPYFFGGLRISSGLALIGAVVAEFVAGTGGSGAGLAYQILQAGFQLNIPRMFAALLLISLTGVALFVLMAWLTKVALGSWHASELSQD, encoded by the coding sequence ATGAGCCGCACGCCGCTGCTGAGCCAGCCGCGCGTGCAGCGCGTGCTCTATCCCCTGGCGATCGGCGTGCTGCTGATCGCGCTGTGGCAATGGATGGTGGTGGCGATGGAGCTGCCGCCCTACCTCGTGCCCTCGCCCTGGCTGATGCTGCAGACCTTGGTGACCGACTGGGCGCCGCTGGGCAGCGCGCTGCTGGTCACGCTCAAGATCACCGTGCTGTCCTTCGTGCTCGCCACGGTGGCGGGCGTGCTGATCTCGTTCCTGTTCGTGCAGAGCAAGCGCATCGAGACCGCGCTCTTTCCGTACGCGGTGCTGCTGCAGGTCACGCCGATCGTGGCGGTGGCGCCGCTGATCATCATCTGGGTCAAGAACCCGACGGCCGCGATGACGGTGTGCGCGGCGCTGGTGGCGCTGTTCCCGATCATCAGCAACACCACGCTGGGCCTGCGCAGCATCGACCCCGATCTGCAGAGCTACTTCAAGCTCAACCGCGCCACGCGCTGGCAGCAACTGGTGCGGCTGCGCATCCCGAGCGCGCTGCCCTACTTCTTCGGCGGGCTGCGCATCTCCAGCGGCCTCGCGCTGATCGGCGCGGTGGTGGCCGAGTTCGTGGCCGGCACCGGCGGCTCGGGCGCGGGACTGGCCTACCAGATCCTGCAGGCCGGCTTCCAGCTGAACATCCCGCGGATGTTCGCCGCGCTGCTGCTGATTTCCCTCACCGGCGTCGCGCTCTTCGTGCTGATGGCCTGGCTCACCAAGGTGGCGCTGGGCTCGTGGCATGCGAGCGAACTTTCCCAGGACTGA
- a CDS encoding ABC transporter ATP-binding protein: MNRIDPHTLAPPTVPAVPAVEVLSAEKTYPNGTQALLPVDLSIAEGEFVTLLGPSGCGKSTLLKMVAGMLEPSDGRLLVWRKPVSQLHDSARRMSFVFQSPTLMPWASVQTNVRLPLDLAGVPRKEADARVMESLALVGLEKFASALPRALSGGMQMRVSIARGLVTQPDLLLMDEPFGALDEITRHKLDADLLELWRKKKLTVIFVTHSIHEAVFLSSRVVMMAARPGRVVEQFQIDEPYPRNADFMVTPEFARHAKRLQDSLLRASHADEEHAR; encoded by the coding sequence ATGAACCGCATCGACCCCCACACTCTCGCGCCGCCGACGGTGCCTGCCGTGCCCGCGGTGGAAGTGCTCTCGGCCGAGAAGACCTATCCCAACGGCACGCAGGCGCTGCTGCCGGTCGACCTGTCGATCGCCGAGGGCGAGTTCGTCACGCTGCTCGGCCCCTCGGGCTGCGGCAAGAGCACGCTGCTCAAGATGGTGGCGGGCATGCTCGAGCCCAGCGACGGCCGGCTTTTGGTGTGGCGCAAGCCGGTGAGCCAGCTGCACGACAGCGCGCGCCGGATGTCCTTCGTGTTCCAGTCGCCCACGCTGATGCCCTGGGCCAGCGTGCAGACCAACGTGCGGCTGCCGCTCGACCTGGCAGGCGTGCCGCGCAAGGAGGCCGATGCGCGCGTGATGGAGTCGCTGGCGCTGGTGGGCCTCGAGAAGTTCGCCAGCGCGCTGCCGCGCGCGCTCTCGGGCGGCATGCAGATGCGGGTGTCGATCGCGCGCGGGCTGGTCACGCAGCCCGACCTGCTGCTGATGGACGAGCCCTTCGGCGCGCTCGACGAGATCACGCGCCACAAGCTCGACGCCGACCTGCTCGAGCTCTGGCGCAAGAAGAAGCTCACGGTGATCTTCGTGACGCACTCGATCCACGAGGCCGTGTTCCTCTCGAGCCGCGTGGTGATGATGGCCGCGCGGCCGGGCCGCGTGGTCGAGCAGTTCCAGATCGACGAACCCTATCCGCGCAACGCCGATTTCATGGTCACGCCCGAGTTCGCACGCCATGCGAAGCGGCTGCAGGACAGCCTGCTGCGCGCCAGCCATGCCGACGAGGAGCACGCGCGATGA
- a CDS encoding creatininase family protein, with protein sequence MLHGYIPPHRFLPYLSWTEIAALPDRENTVIVLPCGAIEQHGPHLPCSVDSVISSGVMGRALEKLPAEVRAFALPTITYGKSEEHLHFPGTMTLTGTTLLSTVTEIGESVYRSGFRKLLFANGHGGQPQVLEMAARELRLRHGDFVVVPHGVSRLPSAASKQVSEQEKKLAMHAGHSETALMLALAPETVHMERAVANFPPPFPIKLLSADGRPACAWTARDFGPSGVIGDPTTATREQGEAILDTLSDSWVQALTELHALRWVVREEATWERGHQQGFVQQSFAPA encoded by the coding sequence ATGCTCCACGGCTACATCCCTCCCCACCGCTTCCTGCCCTACCTGAGCTGGACCGAGATCGCCGCGCTGCCCGACCGCGAGAACACGGTCATCGTGCTGCCCTGCGGCGCGATCGAGCAGCACGGCCCGCACCTGCCGTGCTCGGTCGACAGCGTGATCAGCTCGGGCGTGATGGGCAGGGCGCTCGAGAAGCTGCCGGCCGAGGTGCGCGCCTTCGCGCTGCCCACCATCACCTACGGCAAGTCGGAAGAGCACCTGCACTTCCCGGGCACGATGACGCTGACCGGCACCACGCTGCTGTCGACCGTGACCGAGATCGGCGAGTCGGTCTACCGCTCGGGCTTTCGCAAGCTGCTGTTCGCCAACGGCCACGGCGGCCAGCCGCAGGTGCTCGAGATGGCGGCGCGCGAGCTGCGGCTGCGCCATGGCGACTTCGTGGTGGTGCCGCACGGCGTGTCGCGGCTGCCGAGCGCGGCCAGCAAGCAGGTCAGCGAGCAGGAGAAGAAGCTCGCGATGCATGCCGGCCATTCCGAGACCGCGCTGATGCTCGCGCTCGCGCCCGAGACGGTGCACATGGAGCGCGCGGTGGCCAACTTCCCGCCGCCCTTCCCGATCAAGCTGCTGTCGGCCGACGGCCGCCCGGCCTGCGCCTGGACCGCGCGCGACTTCGGCCCCAGCGGCGTGATCGGCGACCCGACCACCGCCACGCGCGAACAGGGCGAGGCGATCCTCGACACGCTGTCCGACAGCTGGGTGCAGGCGCTGACCGAGCTGCATGCGCTGCGCTGGGTGGTGCGCGAGGAAGCCACCTGGGAGCGCGGCCACCAGCAGGGCTTCGTACAGCAGTCCTTCGCGCCGGCCTGA
- a CDS encoding GNAT family N-acetyltransferase, with protein MLTAKDLLRASLGLGSFLKAPMVEAQPRAATAPQPVMVPIRSIGPRERDRIASHLLALSAHDRYLRFGYAAGDEQVQRYVDGLDFDRDELFGIYNRKLELIAMAHLAFAPDHQPSDCAEFGVSVSAHARGRGYGARLFERAVVVARNEGVGMLFIHALSENAAMLKIARNAGATVVRSGSESEAHLQLPSATFDSRMSEIALEHYAAVDFHLKSRAKQFWAFLASLQEVRSGVRSARGKSAQ; from the coding sequence ATGCTTACCGCCAAGGACCTCCTCAGGGCATCCCTCGGCCTCGGCTCTTTTCTGAAGGCGCCGATGGTTGAGGCCCAGCCACGCGCCGCCACCGCGCCGCAGCCCGTCATGGTGCCGATCCGCTCGATCGGCCCGCGCGAGCGCGACCGCATCGCCAGCCACCTGCTGGCGCTCAGCGCCCACGACCGCTATCTGCGTTTCGGCTATGCCGCGGGCGACGAGCAGGTGCAGCGCTATGTCGACGGCCTCGATTTCGATCGCGACGAGCTGTTCGGCATCTACAACCGCAAGCTCGAGCTGATCGCGATGGCCCACCTGGCTTTCGCGCCCGACCACCAGCCTAGCGACTGCGCCGAATTCGGCGTCTCGGTCTCGGCCCATGCCCGCGGACGCGGCTATGGCGCCCGGCTGTTCGAGCGCGCGGTGGTCGTGGCGCGCAACGAAGGCGTGGGCATGCTGTTCATCCATGCGCTCAGCGAGAACGCCGCGATGCTCAAGATCGCGCGCAATGCCGGCGCCACCGTGGTGCGCAGCGGTTCCGAATCGGAAGCCCACCTGCAGCTGCCGAGCGCCACCTTCGACAGCCGCATGAGCGAGATCGCGCTCGAGCACTACGCCGCAGTCGACTTCCACCTCAAGTCGCGTGCCAAGCAGTTCTGGGCCTTCCTGGCCAGCCTGCAGGAAGTCCGCAGCGGCGTGCGCAGCGCGCGAGGCAAGTCCGCGCAATAA
- the lnt gene encoding apolipoprotein N-acyltransferase, with protein MRAALLALAFLLAGLAQAASIAMPGSGRPMWLLQLVSLGVFAFGLRRLREQQAGWRRAGLHAWLFSTAWLSGTFWWLFISMHTYGGLAAPLAAIAVLALAAALGLYYAFAGAWFVRRGPRGTVTGALVFAALWTLAELVRGSWFTGFPWGAGGYAHVEGPLSGWAPWVGVYGIGAVAALAAALVALARPAARAELAGAALLIALVFGFPLVAQPSRGEAAGTLQVALLQGNIAQDEKFIPNGGIENALRWYGEQLRDARASLVVTPETAIPLLPQQLPVGYLEAIQARYASGSQAAVVGLPLGDRQGYTNTVLGFRPGAASAYAYSKHHLVPFGEFIPFGFRWFIDMMSIPLGDFRSGGLAQPALAWQGQRIAPNICYEDLFGDEIGANFRDAATAPTILLNVSNIAWFGDSIAIDQHLAISRMRALEFARPMVRATNTGATVVIDAEGRVTHALPRLTRGVLEAPVEGRTGLTPYARWVAHLGLWPLWGLACAIVALAFVRRRRAA; from the coding sequence ATGCGCGCCGCATTGCTGGCCCTGGCCTTCCTGCTGGCCGGACTGGCGCAGGCCGCCTCGATCGCCATGCCCGGCTCGGGCCGGCCGATGTGGCTGCTGCAACTGGTGTCGCTCGGCGTCTTCGCCTTCGGGCTGCGCCGGCTGCGCGAGCAGCAAGCGGGCTGGCGCCGCGCCGGACTGCATGCCTGGCTGTTCTCCACCGCCTGGCTCAGCGGCACCTTCTGGTGGCTCTTCATCTCGATGCACACCTACGGCGGCCTCGCCGCGCCGCTGGCCGCGATCGCGGTGCTCGCGCTCGCGGCCGCGCTCGGCCTGTACTACGCCTTCGCCGGTGCCTGGTTCGTGCGGCGCGGTCCGCGCGGCACGGTCACCGGCGCGCTGGTGTTCGCCGCGCTGTGGACGCTGGCCGAGTTGGTGCGCGGCAGCTGGTTCACCGGTTTTCCCTGGGGCGCGGGCGGCTATGCCCATGTCGAGGGGCCGCTCTCGGGCTGGGCACCATGGGTCGGCGTCTACGGCATCGGCGCCGTGGCGGCCCTGGCTGCCGCGCTGGTCGCGCTGGCACGGCCCGCGGCCCGCGCCGAACTCGCGGGCGCCGCGTTGCTGATCGCCCTCGTGTTCGGCTTTCCGCTCGTGGCCCAGCCCTCGCGCGGCGAAGCCGCGGGCACGCTGCAGGTCGCGCTGCTGCAGGGCAACATCGCGCAGGACGAGAAGTTCATCCCCAACGGCGGCATCGAGAACGCGCTGCGCTGGTACGGCGAACAGCTGCGCGATGCCAGGGCCTCGCTGGTGGTCACGCCCGAGACCGCGATCCCGCTGCTGCCGCAGCAGCTGCCCGTGGGCTACCTCGAGGCGATCCAGGCGCGCTATGCGAGCGGCAGCCAGGCGGCCGTGGTCGGCCTGCCGCTGGGCGACCGCCAGGGCTACACCAACACCGTGCTCGGCTTCCGGCCCGGCGCTGCCTCGGCCTATGCCTACAGCAAGCACCACCTCGTGCCCTTCGGCGAGTTCATTCCCTTCGGCTTCCGCTGGTTCATCGACATGATGAGCATCCCGCTCGGCGACTTCCGCAGCGGCGGCCTCGCGCAGCCCGCGCTCGCCTGGCAGGGCCAGCGCATCGCGCCGAACATCTGCTACGAGGACTTGTTCGGCGACGAGATCGGCGCCAACTTCCGCGACGCGGCGACGGCACCGACCATCCTGCTCAACGTCAGCAACATCGCCTGGTTCGGCGACTCGATCGCCATCGACCAGCATCTGGCGATCTCGCGCATGCGCGCGCTCGAGTTCGCGCGGCCGATGGTGCGCGCCACCAACACCGGCGCCACGGTTGTCATCGACGCCGAGGGCCGCGTGACCCATGCGCTGCCGCGGCTCACGCGCGGCGTGCTCGAGGCACCGGTCGAGGGCCGCACCGGCCTCACGCCCTATGCGCGCTGGGTCGCGCACCTCGGGCTATGGCCGTTGTGGGGCCTGGCCTGCGCGATCGTCGCGCTCGCCTTCGTGCGGCGTCGCCGCGCGGCCTGA
- a CDS encoding NAD(P)H-dependent oxidoreductase — translation MRVLVVYCHPVETSFHAALHQEVLKNLRAAGHEVDDCDLYAEGFDPVLSREERLGYHEVPANQLPLKPYVERLQWAEGIVFCFPTWCFGLPAMLKGYFDRLFMPGVAFDISDPANVKPMLTHIKRISAVVTYGRPRWVAMYMGDPPRKIVTRYMKRLTGHGARVDYHAHYHMNVATEPQLKRFMAKVGNAMARFA, via the coding sequence ATGCGCGTGCTCGTCGTCTACTGCCACCCGGTCGAAACCAGCTTCCATGCCGCCCTGCACCAGGAGGTGCTGAAGAACCTGCGCGCGGCCGGCCACGAGGTCGACGACTGCGACCTCTATGCCGAGGGCTTCGATCCGGTGCTCTCGCGCGAGGAGCGGCTGGGCTACCACGAGGTGCCGGCCAACCAGCTGCCGCTCAAGCCCTACGTCGAGCGGCTGCAGTGGGCCGAGGGCATCGTGTTCTGCTTCCCGACCTGGTGCTTCGGCCTGCCGGCCATGCTCAAGGGCTACTTCGACCGGCTGTTCATGCCCGGCGTGGCCTTCGACATCAGCGACCCCGCCAACGTGAAGCCGATGCTCACGCACATCAAGCGCATCAGCGCCGTGGTCACCTACGGCCGGCCGCGCTGGGTGGCGATGTACATGGGCGACCCGCCGCGCAAGATCGTCACGCGCTACATGAAACGGCTGACCGGGCATGGCGCCCGGGTCGACTACCACGCCCACTACCACATGAACGTGGCGACCGAGCCCCAGCTGAAGCGCTTCATGGCCAAGGTCGGCAACGCCATGGCGCGCTTCGCATGA
- a CDS encoding ABC transporter substrate-binding protein, whose product MRSFALSLAGAAAIAFLAAPAQAEDKFTYMTNWYAQAEHGGFYQAVAQGIYKKYGLDVTIKMGGPQVNITQMMAAGQADCIMGSSDIQMMQVREGGVPVVNVAAFFQKDPQVLIAHDDVKGFEDLKGKTLLIGAQANRGYWPWLKAKFGLKDEQTRPYTFNIQPFVADKNTAQQGYLTSEPYAIQKAGVKSTVLMFSDHGFPAYATTVSCMEKTVKERGKQVAAFVKASAEGWKSYLADPAPANALIKKDNPNMTDDQLAYSVAKLKEMGMITGGDAGKLGIGVMTDARAKASYDFLVSAKLLDPAKVELAKTYTTEFVKDAKVLP is encoded by the coding sequence ATGCGCTCCTTCGCACTGTCCCTGGCCGGCGCCGCCGCCATCGCCTTCCTCGCCGCGCCCGCGCAGGCCGAGGACAAGTTCACCTACATGACCAACTGGTACGCGCAGGCCGAGCACGGCGGCTTCTACCAGGCCGTGGCGCAGGGCATCTACAAAAAGTACGGCCTCGACGTGACCATCAAGATGGGCGGCCCGCAGGTCAACATCACGCAGATGATGGCGGCCGGCCAGGCCGACTGCATCATGGGCTCGAGCGACATCCAGATGATGCAGGTGCGCGAGGGCGGCGTGCCGGTGGTCAACGTGGCGGCCTTCTTCCAGAAGGACCCGCAGGTGCTGATCGCGCACGACGACGTGAAGGGCTTCGAGGACCTCAAGGGCAAGACGCTGCTGATCGGCGCGCAGGCCAACCGCGGCTACTGGCCCTGGCTCAAGGCCAAGTTCGGCCTCAAGGACGAGCAGACCCGGCCCTACACCTTCAACATCCAGCCCTTCGTGGCCGACAAGAACACGGCCCAGCAGGGCTACCTGACCTCCGAGCCCTACGCGATCCAGAAGGCCGGCGTGAAGAGCACCGTGCTGATGTTCAGCGACCACGGCTTCCCGGCCTATGCCACCACCGTGTCGTGCATGGAGAAGACGGTGAAGGAGCGCGGCAAGCAGGTCGCGGCCTTCGTCAAGGCCTCGGCCGAAGGCTGGAAGAGCTACCTCGCCGATCCCGCGCCCGCCAACGCGCTGATCAAGAAGGACAACCCCAACATGACCGACGACCAGCTCGCCTACAGCGTGGCCAAGCTCAAGGAGATGGGAATGATCACGGGCGGCGACGCCGGCAAGCTCGGCATCGGCGTGATGACCGATGCGCGCGCCAAGGCCAGCTACGACTTCCTCGTGAGCGCCAAGCTGCTCGACCCGGCCAAGGTCGAGCTCGCGAAGACCTACACGACCGAGTTCGTGAAGGACGCCAAGGTGCTGCCCTGA
- a CDS encoding FAD-binding oxidoreductase, with protein MNAQEFPIGPLLLELPDLDWITDEGRVVRLSQDFSWFSPVLKRQLEGKHADVVVRPRSEDEIRAVVGACARHGVPITVRGSGTGNYGQTTPLAGGVVLDMTGYNACLWVQPGVARAQAGIRLGELEKQTRASGQEMRCVPSTYRSATLGGLFGGGFGGVGSINYGPLGAPGNVLGIRAMTIEPEPQVVELRGAEAMRMHHLWGTNGLVLELEVALAPAHPWLETLVTFSDFEGALNFADRLANAPGIVKREVSFYAAPISDHLAQLAAHLPKGCHTVLSLVAEASEPALLQLVESFGGSVSYRKTAAEVQKSNRTLMEFTWNHTTLHALKVDPTLTYLQSGFVPGRHVAQVIEMEKLLGGEVMMHLEFIRNVAGLMTCSGLQLVRFSTEERLQEIMQIHREHEVHINNPHVNIVEDGKAGGPLPPEVIAVKRRFDPLGLLNPGKLRDWPVKPRAAALAA; from the coding sequence ATGAACGCACAAGAATTCCCCATCGGGCCGCTGCTGCTCGAACTCCCCGACCTCGACTGGATCACCGACGAGGGCCGCGTCGTGCGGCTGTCGCAGGACTTCTCCTGGTTCAGCCCGGTGCTCAAGCGCCAGCTCGAAGGCAAGCATGCCGACGTGGTGGTGCGCCCGCGCAGCGAGGACGAGATCCGCGCGGTGGTCGGCGCCTGCGCGCGCCACGGCGTGCCGATCACCGTGCGCGGCAGCGGCACCGGCAACTACGGCCAGACCACGCCGCTGGCCGGCGGCGTGGTGCTCGACATGACCGGCTACAACGCCTGCCTCTGGGTGCAGCCCGGCGTGGCGCGCGCGCAGGCCGGCATCCGCCTGGGCGAGCTCGAGAAGCAGACCAGGGCCAGCGGCCAGGAGATGCGCTGCGTGCCCTCGACCTACCGCAGCGCCACGCTCGGCGGCCTGTTCGGCGGCGGCTTCGGCGGCGTGGGCTCGATCAACTACGGGCCGCTGGGCGCGCCCGGCAACGTGCTCGGCATCCGCGCGATGACCATCGAGCCCGAACCCCAGGTGGTGGAACTGCGCGGTGCCGAGGCGATGCGCATGCACCACCTGTGGGGCACCAACGGGCTGGTGCTCGAGCTCGAGGTCGCGCTGGCGCCCGCGCATCCGTGGCTCGAGACGCTCGTGACCTTCTCCGATTTCGAGGGCGCGCTGAACTTCGCCGACAGGCTCGCGAATGCGCCGGGCATCGTGAAGCGCGAGGTGTCGTTCTATGCGGCGCCGATCTCCGACCACCTGGCGCAACTCGCGGCGCACCTGCCCAAGGGCTGCCACACGGTGCTGTCGCTGGTGGCCGAGGCCAGCGAGCCGGCGCTGCTGCAGCTGGTCGAGAGCTTCGGCGGCAGCGTGAGCTACCGCAAGACCGCGGCCGAGGTGCAGAAGAGCAACCGCACCCTGATGGAATTCACCTGGAACCACACGACGCTGCACGCGCTCAAGGTCGACCCGACCCTGACCTACCTGCAGAGCGGCTTCGTGCCGGGGCGCCACGTGGCGCAGGTCATCGAGATGGAGAAGCTGCTCGGCGGCGAGGTGATGATGCACCTGGAGTTCATCCGCAACGTGGCGGGCCTGATGACCTGCAGCGGCCTGCAGCTGGTGCGCTTCAGCACCGAGGAACGGCTGCAGGAGATCATGCAGATCCACCGCGAGCACGAGGTGCACATCAACAACCCGCACGTGAACATCGTCGAGGATGGCAAGGCCGGCGGCCCGCTGCCGCCCGAGGTGATCGCGGTGAAGCGGCGCTTCGATCCGCTGGGCCTGCTGAACCCCGGCAAGCTGCGCGACTGGCCGGTGAAGCCGCGCGCGGCCGCGCTGGCGGCCTGA
- a CDS encoding CBS domain-containing protein produces MAEPHPERAPVEREDKRGFLQKLAEFIHPGPDSRDELIETLADAEDNQVIGAESRVMLEGVLRMADMTAGDVMVAAPRMDLVNIDAPYDALLHLVIDTAHSRFPVYEGEKENIIGILLAKDLLKLQRAPGLNIRALLRPATFVPESKGLNDLLREFRGNRNHLAIVIDEFGRVAGLITIEDVLEQIVGEIEDEFDIAEDEGDIFGLADHTYRVSGDTPIERVAEAFGIVFDEEQLSEDFDTIGGLIAHEMGHVPKRGEHHAIGGFDFVVLHTKGGAVRWFKVSPARGGDAAD; encoded by the coding sequence GTGGCCGAACCTCACCCTGAACGCGCACCCGTCGAACGGGAAGACAAGCGCGGGTTTCTCCAGAAGCTCGCCGAATTCATCCATCCCGGTCCGGACTCGCGCGACGAGCTGATCGAAACCCTGGCGGATGCCGAAGACAACCAGGTGATCGGCGCCGAATCGCGCGTGATGCTCGAAGGCGTGCTGCGCATGGCCGACATGACGGCCGGCGACGTGATGGTCGCGGCACCGCGCATGGACCTGGTCAACATCGACGCGCCCTACGACGCGCTGCTGCACCTGGTCATCGACACCGCGCACTCGCGCTTCCCGGTGTACGAGGGCGAGAAGGAAAACATCATCGGCATCCTGCTCGCGAAGGACCTGCTCAAGCTGCAGCGCGCGCCGGGCCTGAACATCCGCGCGCTGCTGCGGCCCGCCACCTTCGTGCCCGAGAGCAAGGGCCTCAACGACCTGCTGCGCGAGTTCCGTGGCAACCGCAACCACCTGGCGATCGTCATCGACGAGTTCGGCCGCGTGGCCGGCCTGATCACCATCGAGGACGTGCTCGAGCAGATCGTCGGCGAGATCGAGGACGAGTTCGACATCGCCGAGGACGAGGGCGACATCTTCGGCCTGGCCGACCACACCTACCGCGTCTCGGGCGACACGCCGATCGAGCGCGTGGCCGAGGCCTTCGGCATCGTGTTCGACGAGGAACAGCTCAGCGAGGACTTCGACACCATCGGCGGCCTGATCGCGCACGAGATGGGCCACGTGCCCAAGCGCGGCGAGCACCATGCGATCGGCGGCTTCGACTTCGTGGTGCTGCACACCAAGGGCGGCGCGGTGCGCTGGTTCAAGGTGTCGCCGGCCCGCGGCGGCGACGCGGCCGACTGA
- a CDS encoding amidohydrolase family protein has protein sequence MSAPVLLDRLRLPRWLLPADWPQRDGVPALARLAIEGGRVQTLRPADDAPTPAAGWDLGGTLALPGFVDAHTHLDKVFTLPRMKAVQPGLLGAIDAMLADRVNWTPADVRERAARGLQWAWECGTTHLRTHVDWWEPDALPMAWPVMAELAQEWEGRVRLEQVSLIKLPLFEDAAQALRLAKQVKATGPHALLGGFVHSTNWSENALRNLLRSAQACELDIDLHVDEELNASATGLAATARILAEIGYEGRVVCGHICALAEQPEAQALATLDAVARAPITVVSLPATNLLLQDAVTGRTPRRRGITLVKEARERGIPLLFASDNVQDPFCRLGSFDPVEALGTAALVAQLDEPFETWSQALCRADWLRRDATVQRPTLVGASADLVLFGAADRFGWPSRSAQRVVLRAGRVAHGEVPAAWRAHGGAVSA, from the coding sequence ATGAGCGCGCCCGTGCTGCTCGACCGGCTGCGCCTGCCGCGCTGGCTGCTGCCGGCCGACTGGCCGCAGCGCGACGGCGTGCCGGCGCTCGCACGGCTCGCGATAGAGGGTGGCCGCGTGCAGACGCTGCGCCCCGCGGACGATGCCCCGACGCCCGCCGCGGGCTGGGACCTCGGCGGCACGCTCGCGCTGCCGGGCTTCGTCGATGCCCACACGCACCTCGACAAGGTCTTCACGCTGCCGCGCATGAAGGCGGTGCAGCCGGGCCTGCTCGGCGCCATCGACGCGATGCTGGCCGACCGCGTGAACTGGACGCCCGCCGACGTGCGCGAACGCGCGGCGCGCGGCCTGCAATGGGCCTGGGAATGCGGCACCACGCACCTGCGCACGCACGTCGACTGGTGGGAGCCCGATGCCCTGCCGATGGCCTGGCCGGTGATGGCCGAGCTGGCGCAGGAATGGGAAGGCCGCGTACGGCTCGAGCAGGTGAGCCTGATCAAGCTGCCGCTGTTCGAGGACGCGGCGCAGGCACTGCGACTCGCGAAGCAGGTCAAGGCCACCGGGCCGCACGCGCTGCTCGGCGGCTTCGTGCACTCCACCAACTGGAGCGAGAACGCGTTGCGCAACCTGCTGCGCTCGGCACAGGCCTGCGAGCTCGACATCGACCTGCACGTGGACGAGGAGCTCAATGCCTCGGCCACGGGCCTGGCGGCCACCGCGCGCATCCTGGCCGAGATCGGCTACGAGGGCCGCGTGGTCTGCGGCCACATCTGCGCGCTCGCGGAACAGCCCGAGGCGCAGGCGCTCGCCACGCTCGACGCGGTGGCGCGCGCGCCTATCACGGTGGTCTCGCTGCCCGCCACCAACCTGCTGCTGCAGGACGCCGTGACCGGCCGTACGCCGCGCCGGCGCGGCATCACGCTGGTGAAGGAAGCGCGCGAGCGCGGCATTCCGCTGCTGTTCGCGAGCGACAACGTGCAGGACCCGTTCTGCCGCCTCGGCAGCTTCGACCCCGTCGAAGCGCTGGGCACGGCCGCGCTGGTGGCGCAGCTCGACGAGCCGTTCGAGACCTGGTCGCAGGCGCTGTGCCGCGCCGACTGGCTGCGCCGCGACGCCACCGTGCAACGCCCGACGCTCGTCGGCGCGAGCGCCGACCTCGTGCTGTTCGGCGCGGCCGACCGCTTCGGCTGGCCCTCGCGCAGCGCGCAGCGCGTGGTGCTGCGCGCGGGCCGCGTCGCGCACGGCGAGGTGCCCGCTGCCTGGCGCGCGCACGGCGGCGCCGTCAGCGCCTGA
- a CDS encoding TetR family transcriptional regulator C-terminal domain-containing protein: MNADSAALPVSTAQEMPAPDGPLSRARPGRERIMAAIRTAAIAEFSLHGLKGTSTQAIAARAGLTKPQLHYYIVGKEELYEELLMQVLHAWKVVFLFEDASDPATVLGDYIRKKLDHAIDSPEMSRIFTREILDGGRNLDRYWPNARAWTQKKVDIINGWIARGQMRPLDARILLMHVWAMTQSYADYAIQTRVMLGLPPDAPIDREPIARELVAFVLAGCGIRAS; the protein is encoded by the coding sequence ATGAACGCCGACTCCGCCGCCCTTCCCGTCTCGACCGCCCAGGAAATGCCCGCGCCCGACGGCCCGCTGTCGCGCGCGCGCCCGGGCCGCGAACGCATCATGGCGGCGATCCGCACCGCGGCGATCGCGGAGTTCAGCCTGCACGGCCTGAAGGGCACCTCGACCCAGGCCATCGCGGCGCGCGCCGGCCTCACCAAGCCGCAGCTGCACTACTACATCGTCGGCAAGGAAGAGCTGTACGAAGAACTGCTGATGCAAGTGCTGCATGCGTGGAAGGTGGTGTTCTTGTTCGAGGACGCGAGCGACCCGGCGACGGTGCTCGGCGACTACATCCGCAAGAAGCTCGACCATGCGATCGACAGCCCCGAGATGTCGCGCATCTTCACGCGCGAGATCCTCGACGGCGGCCGCAACCTCGACCGCTACTGGCCCAACGCGCGCGCCTGGACGCAGAAGAAGGTCGACATCATCAACGGCTGGATCGCGCGCGGCCAGATGCGCCCGCTCGATGCGCGCATCCTGCTGATGCACGTCTGGGCCATGACCCAGAGCTACGCCGACTACGCGATCCAGACCCGCGTGATGCTGGGCCTGCCGCCCGACGCGCCGATCGACCGCGAGCCGATCGCGCGCGAGCTGGTGGCCTTCGTGCTGGCCGGCTGCGGCATCCGCGCGAGCTAG